Proteins encoded together in one Telopea speciosissima isolate NSW1024214 ecotype Mountain lineage chromosome 6, Tspe_v1, whole genome shotgun sequence window:
- the LOC122666012 gene encoding uncharacterized protein LOC122666012 — MGKEWSWGGRSTNIRRAEKDTSGCMSGVLQLLFDFHQFQFPLHQPSFKNPNSFLPEEPTILKGLEAPRNSLESEEGLCMGTVPLSSITKEGHLNLPMAIRVGTKIDNGRRSGETKDFMEEISSETSTSPVTKTPNLVARLMGLDLLPESSSLSSSSSSSTSSKPHQDHNFQEKLACEAVKRDLRSRRTVHSRSNGNMNFIENEVRYEMTGSRSLPETPRISSARRSSDTDPRLSLQINKENLMIPPEEFTSRNSFSCSPYSTKLRRKELRQEDENRNPSYYARQIVKQVKDSIGRRKMGMDITNTTRNRASEGDSPTIKPQKTRLLSHTKKGDESSPGKHSEPSRSPRLRFLEQENKRVTATSTSHDQCSHGLKRSSQPSLSPKVHRKPKAQQATTKCKKGRSSSERFTQRLTKPPQISETVRNMRDESFVRATTAIKANLSDKNSKKTPLSSNLSVQKLEAQGSKGRTQLSSCLSQKYNRQEGTETLADQDDNKGISNRSNSSSKNGGSAEFRYVNGILRSTGIYRDAFVSITRWFSPYHILNPLIFHYLEHSFPYSKIDYIDDDEGGEEEEEEVDLGTIRHRCNRKLLFQLVDEILVDLVRPYLKMKPWLRSSSGGLFPVGISKDTQMTGVQLLERLWSCIQSFPAANCQILQDIDALVEKDIPDASMRSVLSYSEEGESIVFEIERYILDSLLHEIAAAFVFVEQRKRRKREKLKSWNG; from the exons ATGGGTAAAGAGTGGTCATGGGGTGGTCGTTCCACGAACATAAGGAGAGCAGAGAAGGACACCTCTGGTTGTATGAGTGGTGTACTTCAgctactctttgattttcatcaGTTTCAGTTTCCTTTACACCAACCTAGCTTCAAGAACCCCAACTCCTTTCTTCCCGAAGAACCCACAATCCTCAAAg GTTTAGAAGCACCGAGGAATAGCTTGGAATCAGAGGAGGGTCTTTGCATGGGAACTGTGCCCTTGTCTTCAATCACGAAGGAAGGCCACTTGAATCTTCCA ATGGCAATTCGAGTAGGGACAAAGATTGATAATGGAAGAAGATCAGGAGAGACAAAAGATTTCATGGAGGAAATATCTTCAGAGACCAGCACTTCACCTGTGaccaaaaccccaaatctcGTAGCTCGTCTCATGGGTCTTGATCTCCTGCCTGAGagttcctctctttcttcctcctcatcttcctccaCTTCTTCAAAGCCTCACCAAGACCACAATTTTCAAGAGAAACTTGCCTGTGAAGCAGTGAAGAGAGATCTTCGATCCCGGCGAACTGTCCACAGTAGAAGCAACGGTAACATGAATTTCATAGAGAATGAAGTGAGGTACGAGATGACGGGGAGCCGTTCTTTACCAGAGACTCCACGAATCTCTTCGGCTAGAAGATCATCAGATACGGATCCCAGGCTCTCTCTTCAGATCAACAAAGAGAACCTGATGATTCCACCTGAAGAATTTACTTCCAGAaactctttttcttgttctcctTATTCCACGAAGTTGAGGAGGAAAGAGTTGAGGCAAGAAGACGAGAACCGAAACCCGAGCTACTATGCTCGACAAATCGTCAAACAGGTGAAAGACAgcattggaagaagaaaaatgggtaTGGACATTACAAACACCACCAGAAATAGAGCGAGCGAAGGTGATAGTCCCACGATCAAGCCCCAGAAAACAAGACTTCTAAGTCATACAAAAAAGGGAGATGAATCGAGCCCAGGCAAGCACTCGGAACCATCACGCTCTCCACGGCTCAGGTTCTTGGAGCAGGAGAATAAACGGGTCACGGCGACATCAACCAGTCATGATCAATGCTCACATGGTCTAAAACGTTCCTCACAACCATCATTATCGCCAAAAGTTCATAGGAAACCAAAAGCGCAACAAGCAACGACGAAATGCAAGAAAGGTAGAAGCAGCAGCGAGCGATTCACTCAACGTCTCACAAAGCCTCCTCAAATTTCGGAGACAGTTAGAAACATGAGAGATGAATCATTTGTCCGTGCAACCACAGCAATAAAAGCTAATCTCTCAGacaaaaattcaaagaaaaccCCATTGTCTAGCAACCTTTCTGTTCAAAAACTG GAAGCCCAAGGTTCAAAAGGGCGCACACAGTTATCTAGTTGTTTGAGCCAGAAGTACAACAGACAAGAAGGGACGGAGACGCTCGCTGACCAAGACGACAACAAGGGCATCAGTAAccgcagcaacagcagcagcaagaaCGGTGGTAGTGCAGAATTCCGGTACGTAAATGGGATATTAAGAAGTACAGGAATCTACAGGGATGCGTTTGTTTCTATCACGAGATGGTTCTCTCCGTATCACATTCTCAATCCATTAATCTTCCACTACCTCGAACATTCCTTCCCTTACTCCAAAATAGATTATATTGACGATgacgaaggaggagaagaagaagaagaagaagttgatcTGGGTACGATAAGGCACCGTTGTAACAGAAAGCTGTTATTCCAATTAGTAGACGAGATTCTGGTGGATCTGGTGAGGCCGTATCTGAAGATGAAACCATGGCTTCGCTCCAGCTCTGGTGGGTTATTCCCAGTGGGCATCAGCAAGGACACACAGATGACGGGTGTGCAGCTTTTGGAACGCCTGTGGTCGTGCATCCAGAGTTTCCCAGCCGCCAACTGCCAGATCCTCCAAGACATTGATGCCCTGGTAGAGAAGGACATACCAGATGCTAGCATGCGTTCGGTGCTCTCTTACTCTGAGGAAGGCGAATCGATCGTCTTTGAGATCGAACGTTATATTCTCGACTCACTCCTTCACGAGATTGCTGCCGCTTTCGTCTTCGTCGagcagagaaaaagaagaaagagagaaaagctgAAGAGTTGGAATGGCTGA